The Opitutales bacterium ASA1 genome window below encodes:
- a CDS encoding MotA/TolQ/ExbB proton channel family protein, translated as MRPAHLRSLLFSAIVTLASTAPLTAAEDATAASPTSLWRLLAQGGWAMWPLGLCSLGALALTIHAARETRRQRFVPDPLLVPLGDHLARRDLPAALGLLAADGTVLARVLAAALPRARPDLPDANKTRIEESIAEGIEHEEATIGQWVNYLNVVATVAPMIGLLGTVSGMIGAFQTISSGGMGRPELLAGDIGEALITTATGLVIGIPAMIAYFVMRNRLGNQVMAAAQAATRLVDRLAGEPGDSSNG; from the coding sequence ATGCGCCCCGCCCACCTCCGTTCGCTTCTCTTCTCGGCTATCGTCACGCTCGCCTCGACCGCCCCACTGACCGCGGCGGAAGACGCCACAGCCGCGTCGCCCACCAGTCTCTGGAGACTCCTCGCCCAAGGCGGTTGGGCCATGTGGCCGCTCGGGTTGTGTTCGCTCGGAGCGCTCGCACTGACGATCCACGCCGCTCGCGAGACGCGCCGGCAGCGCTTCGTCCCCGACCCGCTTCTCGTGCCCTTGGGTGATCACCTCGCCCGGCGCGATCTCCCGGCCGCACTCGGCCTCCTTGCGGCCGACGGCACGGTGCTCGCCCGCGTGCTCGCCGCCGCTCTACCCCGTGCTCGACCCGACCTCCCCGACGCCAACAAGACACGCATCGAGGAAAGCATCGCCGAAGGCATCGAACACGAGGAGGCCACCATCGGCCAGTGGGTGAACTACCTCAACGTCGTCGCCACGGTCGCTCCCATGATCGGTCTGCTCGGCACCGTCAGTGGCATGATCGGCGCATTTCAAACCATCTCCTCCGGCGGCATGGGCAGACCCGAGCTGCTCGCCGGCGACATCGGCGAAGCCCTCATCACGACCGCCACCGGCCTCGTCATCGGCATCCCCGCGATGATCGCCTACTTCGTGATGCGCAATCGCCTCGGCAACCAAGTCATGGCCGCGGCCCAAGCAGCCACGCGACTCGTCGATCGTCTCGCCGGCGAACCGGGCGACTCGTCCAACGGCTGA
- a CDS encoding sodium-translocating pyrophosphatase translates to MNAPAFWVVPAASVAALLFAWLFFVQMKRQPAGNETMQRIAAHVRRGAMAYLRQQYKIVGLFFVAIFALFALLAYGFELQNKWVPFAFVTGGFFSGLAGFFGMKTATHAASRVAQAASVSLDSGLKLAFRSGAVMGLVVVGLALLDIAVWFWVLVTFVGETGPEKLIVITTTMLTFGMGASLQALFARVGGGIFTKAADVGADLVGKVEAGIPEDDPRNPATIADNVGDNVGDVAGMGADLYESYCGSILATAALGAAAFMGDETMQLRAVLAPMVIAAIGTLLSIIGVYVVRTKPGADQGELMASLNRAINFSSILIVVASFFALRWLGVHNATGVWGSIVTGLITGIVIGKSTEYFTSHEFKPTRHISESGKTGPATVIIAGMGVGFNSTVIPVLAVGVGTTLAYGFAAGGFTFDAASLSTGLYGIGIAAVGMLSTLGLTLATDAYGPIADNAGGNAEMSRLGPEVRKRTDALDALGNTTAATGKGFAIGSAALTALALLASYIEELKIGIIHHLEKGASFVFPNGVELTAVSQVREISMVQFMEYFYVNLMNPKVLIGLFIGSMMAFLFCGMTMNAVGRAAQKMVEEVRRQFRDIAGIMEGKAEPDYARCVAISTAGAQKEMIWPSAIAVIVPIAVGLIFGVPGVFGLLAGGLAAGFVLAVFMANSGGAWDNAKKYIEEGHHGGKGSASHKATVIGDTVGDPFKDTSGPSLNILIKLMSMVSIVTAGVNIAFTLF, encoded by the coding sequence ATGAACGCACCTGCTTTCTGGGTCGTGCCCGCAGCCTCGGTCGCGGCCCTCCTCTTCGCCTGGCTCTTCTTCGTGCAAATGAAACGCCAACCCGCCGGCAACGAGACGATGCAACGCATCGCCGCCCACGTCCGCCGCGGCGCCATGGCGTATTTGCGTCAGCAATACAAGATCGTCGGCCTTTTCTTCGTCGCCATCTTCGCTCTCTTCGCGCTGCTCGCCTACGGCTTCGAGCTGCAGAACAAGTGGGTGCCCTTCGCCTTCGTCACCGGCGGCTTCTTCTCCGGCCTCGCCGGCTTCTTCGGCATGAAGACCGCCACCCACGCCGCCTCGCGCGTCGCCCAGGCCGCCAGCGTGTCGCTCGACTCCGGGCTCAAACTCGCCTTCCGCAGCGGCGCGGTCATGGGCCTCGTGGTCGTCGGCCTCGCCCTGCTCGACATCGCCGTCTGGTTCTGGGTGCTCGTCACGTTCGTCGGCGAGACCGGTCCCGAAAAACTGATCGTGATCACGACGACGATGCTGACGTTCGGCATGGGCGCATCCCTTCAGGCGCTCTTCGCCCGCGTCGGCGGAGGCATCTTCACCAAGGCCGCCGACGTCGGCGCCGACCTCGTCGGCAAGGTCGAAGCCGGCATCCCCGAGGACGATCCACGCAACCCCGCCACGATCGCCGACAACGTCGGAGACAACGTCGGCGACGTCGCCGGCATGGGCGCCGACCTCTACGAATCCTACTGCGGCTCGATCCTCGCCACCGCCGCGCTCGGTGCCGCCGCGTTCATGGGCGACGAAACCATGCAACTGCGCGCCGTGCTCGCCCCCATGGTCATCGCCGCGATCGGGACGCTTCTCTCGATCATCGGTGTCTACGTGGTCCGCACGAAACCCGGCGCCGATCAGGGCGAACTCATGGCGTCGCTCAACCGCGCGATCAACTTCAGCTCGATCCTCATCGTGGTCGCGTCGTTCTTCGCCCTGCGCTGGCTCGGCGTCCACAACGCCACGGGTGTGTGGGGCTCGATCGTCACCGGCCTGATCACCGGCATCGTGATCGGAAAGTCCACGGAGTACTTCACGTCCCACGAGTTCAAGCCCACGCGCCACATCTCCGAGTCCGGCAAGACCGGGCCCGCCACGGTGATCATCGCCGGCATGGGCGTGGGGTTCAATTCGACCGTGATCCCCGTGCTCGCCGTCGGCGTCGGCACGACGCTCGCCTACGGATTCGCCGCCGGTGGCTTCACCTTCGACGCCGCCTCGCTCTCCACCGGCCTCTACGGCATCGGCATCGCCGCCGTCGGCATGCTCTCCACGCTCGGTCTCACGCTCGCGACCGACGCCTACGGTCCGATTGCAGACAACGCCGGCGGCAACGCCGAGATGAGCCGCCTCGGACCCGAGGTGCGCAAACGCACCGACGCTCTCGACGCGCTCGGCAACACGACCGCCGCCACCGGCAAGGGCTTCGCCATCGGCTCGGCCGCGCTCACCGCCCTCGCCCTCCTCGCCTCCTACATCGAGGAGTTGAAGATCGGTATCATCCATCACCTCGAAAAAGGTGCGTCGTTCGTCTTCCCCAACGGCGTGGAACTCACCGCCGTCTCCCAAGTGCGCGAGATCAGCATGGTCCAGTTCATGGAATACTTCTACGTGAACCTGATGAACCCGAAGGTGCTCATCGGCCTCTTCATCGGCTCGATGATGGCGTTTCTCTTCTGCGGGATGACGATGAACGCCGTCGGCCGCGCCGCACAGAAGATGGTCGAAGAGGTCCGCCGCCAATTCCGCGACATCGCCGGCATCATGGAAGGCAAGGCCGAGCCCGACTACGCACGGTGCGTCGCCATCTCGACCGCCGGCGCACAAAAGGAGATGATCTGGCCCTCCGCCATCGCCGTGATCGTGCCCATCGCCGTCGGATTGATATTCGGCGTGCCCGGCGTGTTCGGTCTGCTCGCGGGCGGTCTCGCCGCCGGCTTCGTGCTCGCCGTCTTCATGGCCAACTCCGGCGGCGCGTGGGACAACGCGAAGAAATACATCGAAGAAGGCCACCACGGCGGCAAGGGCTCCGCCTCGCACAAAGCCACGGTCATCGGCGACACGGTCGGCGACCCTTTCAAGGACACGTCCGGCCCGAGTCTCAACATCCTCATCAAACTGATGAGCATGGTCTCGATCGTCACCGCTGGCGTGAACATCGCGTTCACGCTGTTCTGA
- a CDS encoding response regulator transcription factor: MSVASTLPLLLVEDDPDMAGNISDYLERRGWIVHHARSGALALHLVTEQRYAVVILDRGIPGLNGVEVCRHLRRGQSRDLPVLMLTAADSLAERLEGFDAGADDYVVKPFALPELQARITALVRRASGERESGRELLRCADLEMDPRTREVRRGDRVIKLTNMAFAVLEILLRRTPEVVGRDEIEQALWADDPPGSDALRAHVFALRAAVDGPAEEPLVHTHRGVGYQICARLSALERDPRA, encoded by the coding sequence ATGTCCGTCGCCTCGACATTGCCGCTGCTTCTGGTCGAAGACGATCCGGACATGGCGGGCAACATCTCCGACTATCTGGAGCGTCGGGGTTGGATCGTGCATCACGCGCGCAGCGGGGCGCTGGCGCTGCACCTGGTGACGGAGCAGCGCTACGCGGTGGTCATTCTCGATCGCGGCATCCCCGGGCTGAACGGCGTGGAGGTGTGCCGGCATCTGCGGCGCGGCCAGTCCCGCGACCTGCCGGTGCTCATGCTCACGGCGGCGGACAGCCTGGCCGAGCGGCTCGAGGGATTCGACGCGGGGGCGGACGACTACGTGGTGAAGCCGTTCGCGCTGCCGGAGTTGCAGGCGCGCATCACGGCGCTCGTGCGCCGTGCGTCGGGCGAGCGTGAGTCCGGGCGCGAACTCCTGCGGTGCGCGGATCTCGAGATGGATCCGCGCACGCGCGAGGTACGCCGCGGTGATCGCGTGATCAAGCTCACCAACATGGCGTTTGCGGTCTTGGAGATCCTGTTGCGGCGCACACCCGAGGTCGTGGGCCGCGACGAGATCGAGCAGGCTCTCTGGGCGGACGATCCGCCGGGATCGGACGCGTTGCGCGCGCATGTGTTCGCGCTGCGGGCGGCCGTCGATGGACCGGCGGAGGAGCCTCTGGTGCATACGCATCGGGGTGTCGGCTACCAGATCTGTGCCCGGCTTTCGGCACTGGAACGGGATCCCCGCGCGTGA